The Heliangelus exortis chromosome Z, bHelExo1.hap1, whole genome shotgun sequence genomic sequence tgtttttttgtttgttttgtttttcctaacaTTTTGACTGTTTTTATGTGACACAGTTGGCTGGGGAAGTGATCAAGGGATCGGAGGATTTGGAGAGGAACCTGGAATTAAAGCACAGCTAACGAACCTCATCCGATCTGTACGGACTGTCATGAGAGGTGTGGTGACAATCTTTTGTTTAAACATCACTGCTAAACTAATGAAGTTTAATTTGTTACTTTAATGAAGTGACGTCAGCCTTTTGGCTCTTTTCATTTGACCAAACAGCTGTGATTTCTTCTCACCATCTCCACTCTCTCCTTCCTTACCTGTGGAGGAGGGCACAGGTCCCAGCTAAGCTGCCCTAAGTTTGATGCAAAGTGTAAAACACTCCCTGTCTCTCAAGTtgtggttctgctgctgggtCTTGTCTGTCCTCCAAGTTTAGGAGCTTGGGGGGAAGCTCAGTGATCAGTTGGAGTGTGCAAATAGCTTCACCTTGGCTAAATTCAATTTTATGGGGTGTACCTGGTGAGGGAAATGTAATTCCTGGGGTTCTTAAAGGTATTAAGTGCCTCAAACaatgggggggagggaaagacagacttaaaattagaaattactGATAATTTTCTAAAGCATGCCAAAAATTTCTTCTATAGGTGATGGTAACGAGGAAGTAGCAAATGTTACCTCTCTTGCCCACAGTAGAATTAAAACTGGTACATTTCTAAAACAGCAGATCCAAGGATAGAAACTGACTTTGTGTTCATTTGGAGAAAATTAGGTTAAAGTTAAAACATGATGGgtgacagaaaaatacttctgctcTTTCTTGATACTCATTTTGAGTATTCTAGGCTTTGATCCTGGCTCCTTCCACTAATCCTAATTTTTGGATAATAAAATTAAgtgttttgtgttgggttttttttttaaatttcagtagATTCCACTCCTTAAAAAACAGTACAAAACTCTGCTGCCCTGTGATCCGAAAAAGAAACTTCTCACAGTTAACCTTTTTGTTTCTCCACAGTGCCATTAATAGCAGTGAACTCAGTTACAATCATTCTCCTCCTGTTGTTTGGGTGAAGAGGCCCTGGGCCAAATCTGGTGGACATCCAAAGATGCACGTTGCTGACCATCACTGCTCTTGAGTTTTCTGGGATCCAGCACGATTTAGCTGTCAAAACTGACAAattcaagataaaaataataaacaccCTCTTCCTACTTATCCCATTTCCTCATGTTCACTTGCAGTCTCATTAAGCAAGATACTGGGATCAATGCAACAACGCAAGAACCTGTTGGACTCTGAGCAGTTCTGTTGCTGCCTGTTAAATCCTGTCAGCTGCCTCCTAACACACTGCAGTTTTTTGTCAGCAGGATGCAGTTCCTAAATGTCTCGTTACTCAGGGATGAATTTCCTTCAGTACACTTCCCAGTTTCTTTcgaaatgaaggaaaaaacagtgatggtttttggttttaatttcagttGCCACTGCAGTACAGTTTAAGAGAAGTCAAATTAGGCTCTGTAAACATtgttaaaaaattattgtaGCACGGTTGGGATATTGAAGGAGATAAAACCAACTGGGTCAAGTCCTGACTCAGTTCACATTGGTTGTTCCTGCTTTGATTGAGTCCAGGatttttctcttggtgtttAATGGACTTTTTCTGTCACGCTGATGGTGAAGAGAATTGAAAATAGGTGGAATTGCTATGCAAAATCTGAAAAACCTGTACCTAGACCTGGGTGACTCTGTTAATGTAGACCAGCAGGTAATATTAGTAATCAGCATTTGTCACTGTTCTGTCAAGGATTATTATACTGAAACACACGTTCAGCTTCTCTGTGGCGATCAGTGTGTTGTACTCTGACCTTGGGTAGTGTGGGAGGGGAAATCTTTGTTAAAAACAGTGAATTTGCAGCCTCTTCtgttactgctgctgcttcatctgCCTTCCATCTCCCTGCGTTGAATTAACAGCTTCTGAATTTGAAACTCTGGGCATGGTCTGCCACTTCTGTCTCAGAGCATATTGCTAA encodes the following:
- the IER3IP1 gene encoding immediate early response 3-interacting protein 1; this translates as MAFSLYSLLQAGLLIINAIAVLHEERFLRHVGWGSDQGIGGFGEEPGIKAQLTNLIRSVRTVMRVPLIAVNSVTIILLLLFG